One genomic segment of Burkholderiaceae bacterium includes these proteins:
- a CDS encoding IS5 family transposase, producing the protein MTQMTFGLDPLPKKTRKEVFLDEMNLVVPWGELVALIQPHARGAHQALGGRPPFAIETMLRIHCLQLWWNLSDPAMEEELHERPLYRRFAGLQGAARMPDESTILRFRHLLEKHELAPKIMAVINAGLARQGLMLKTGTVVDATIIAAPSSSKNNRGERDPQMHQTKKGKQWHFGMKAHIGVDAQSGLVHTVIGTAANVNDVTQATQLLHGQETDVFADAGYQGVDKRQEAQGLAVDWHIAMRPGKRAALELSNALAAKIEQLEKIKASIRAKVEHPFRLIKQQFGHAKVRYRGLAKNTARLQVMFALGNLWMVRKAILQGTQA; encoded by the coding sequence ATGACACAGATGACCTTCGGCCTTGATCCGCTGCCCAAGAAGACTCGCAAGGAGGTCTTTCTTGACGAGATGAATCTGGTGGTTCCGTGGGGCGAGTTGGTGGCGCTGATTCAGCCACACGCCCGCGGCGCACACCAGGCGCTGGGAGGGCGCCCGCCGTTCGCGATCGAGACGATGCTGCGCATTCACTGCCTGCAACTGTGGTGGAACCTGAGCGATCCGGCGATGGAAGAAGAACTGCATGAAAGGCCGTTGTACCGCCGCTTTGCCGGGCTGCAGGGTGCCGCACGCATGCCCGACGAGAGCACCATCCTGCGCTTTCGGCATCTGCTGGAGAAGCACGAACTCGCCCCGAAGATCATGGCCGTGATCAATGCCGGCTTGGCCCGGCAAGGCCTGATGCTCAAGACCGGCACGGTGGTGGATGCCACCATCATCGCGGCACCCAGTTCGAGCAAGAACAACAGAGGTGAGCGGGACCCGCAGATGCACCAGACCAAGAAGGGCAAGCAGTGGCACTTCGGGATGAAGGCGCACATTGGCGTGGATGCCCAATCGGGTCTGGTGCACACGGTCATTGGCACGGCGGCCAACGTCAATGACGTGACGCAGGCCACGCAGCTGCTGCACGGGCAGGAGACGGACGTGTTCGCCGATGCAGGCTACCAGGGCGTGGACAAGCGCCAGGAGGCCCAAGGGCTGGCCGTGGACTGGCACATTGCCATGCGCCCGGGCAAGCGCGCGGCACTGGAGCTGAGCAATGCACTGGCGGCGAAGATTGAACAGCTCGAGAAGATCAAGGCCAGCATCCGTGCCAAGGTCGAACACCCGTTCAGGCTGATCAAGCAGCAGTTCGGCCATGCCAAGGTGCGCTACCGCGGGCTGGCCAAGAACACGGCACGACTGCAGGTAATGTTCGCGCTGGGCAATCTGTGGATGGTGCGCAAGGCGATTTTGCAGGGGACGCAGGCATGA
- a CDS encoding polyhydroxyalkanoic acid synthase — MAVERANPAHLAETPTEKLDRVAQSQAAAAFRHLSPITLGLAWADWAWHLAAAPGRQLELATLGAKLALDTAHASDEGPGLQDDDPRFRAEEWARWPFSQWRAGFRNAEAFWREAACVPGVSEHHGQLVSFFARQYLDMLSPANHPLTNPVVLQQTLRSGGANLAQGLRNWVADRTGVPTAEDVANQGRFVVGGNLATTPGKVVYRNHLVELIRYAPQTDKVHPEPVFILPSWIMKYYILDLSPHNSMVRHLVGQGHTVYMVSWRNPDESDRELSMDDYLELGVLEAMRAAQHDAGGAPLHAMGYCLGGTLMAIAAAALSAKGGVEGYHDLPAPRTLSLLAAQVDFAEPGELGLFIDEGQINLLDHVTKGQGYLSGQQMAGSFQFLHSRELVWTRRMREYLMGEREQGNDLMAWNADTTRLPARMHHEYLVALYLKNALAHNHYLVAGRPVALADLRMPIFLVGTERDHVSPWRSVYKLHLLTATEITFVLASGGHNAGIVSEPGHPRRYYRVATRPERGEWVSADEWLQQAPRVEGSWWPAWQGWLAAHSSAPVKARPIPAGHVLGDAPGDYAMQRYAEP; from the coding sequence ATGGCCGTCGAGCGCGCCAACCCGGCCCACCTGGCCGAAACCCCCACCGAGAAGCTCGACCGCGTGGCGCAAAGCCAGGCGGCGGCGGCGTTTCGGCACCTGTCGCCCATCACGCTGGGCCTGGCCTGGGCCGACTGGGCCTGGCACCTGGCCGCCGCGCCGGGCCGCCAGCTGGAGCTGGCGACGCTGGGCGCCAAGCTGGCGCTGGACACGGCGCACGCCAGCGACGAAGGCCCGGGCCTGCAGGACGACGACCCGCGCTTTCGCGCCGAGGAATGGGCGCGCTGGCCCTTCAGCCAGTGGCGCGCCGGCTTTCGCAACGCCGAGGCCTTCTGGCGCGAGGCCGCCTGCGTGCCCGGCGTGAGCGAGCACCACGGGCAGCTGGTGAGCTTCTTCGCGCGCCAGTACCTGGACATGCTCTCGCCCGCCAACCACCCGCTGACCAACCCGGTGGTGCTGCAGCAAACCCTGCGCTCGGGCGGCGCCAACCTGGCGCAGGGCCTGCGCAACTGGGTGGCCGACCGCACGGGCGTGCCCACCGCCGAGGACGTGGCCAACCAGGGCCGCTTCGTGGTGGGCGGCAACCTGGCCACCACGCCGGGCAAGGTGGTGTACCGCAACCACCTGGTGGAGCTGATCCGCTACGCGCCGCAGACCGACAAGGTGCACCCCGAGCCGGTGTTCATACTGCCTTCGTGGATCATGAAGTACTACATCCTCGACCTGTCGCCGCACAACTCGATGGTGCGCCACCTGGTCGGGCAGGGCCACACGGTGTACATGGTGTCGTGGCGCAACCCCGACGAGTCGGACCGCGAGCTGTCGATGGACGACTACCTGGAGCTGGGCGTGCTCGAAGCCATGCGCGCGGCCCAGCACGACGCCGGCGGCGCACCGCTGCACGCCATGGGCTATTGCCTGGGCGGCACGCTGATGGCCATCGCCGCCGCCGCGCTGTCGGCCAAGGGCGGCGTGGAGGGCTACCACGACCTGCCGGCGCCGCGCACCCTCAGCCTGCTGGCGGCGCAGGTGGACTTTGCCGAGCCGGGCGAGCTGGGCCTGTTCATCGACGAGGGGCAGATCAACCTGCTGGACCACGTCACCAAGGGCCAGGGTTACCTGAGCGGGCAGCAGATGGCCGGCTCGTTTCAGTTCCTGCATTCGCGCGAGCTGGTGTGGACGCGGCGCATGCGCGAATACCTGATGGGCGAGCGCGAGCAGGGCAACGACCTGATGGCCTGGAACGCCGACACCACGCGCCTGCCCGCGCGCATGCACCACGAATACCTGGTGGCGCTGTACCTGAAGAACGCGCTGGCCCACAACCACTACCTGGTGGCCGGCCGCCCCGTGGCGCTGGCCGACCTGCGCATGCCCATCTTCCTGGTGGGCACCGAGCGCGACCACGTCTCGCCCTGGCGCTCGGTCTACAAGCTGCACCTGCTCACGGCCACCGAGATCACTTTCGTGCTGGCCAGCGGCGGGCACAACGCCGGCATCGTCAGCGAGCCCGGCCACCCGCGCCGGTACTACCGCGTGGCGACGCGACCCGAGCGCGGCGAATGGGTGAGCGCCGACGAGTGGCTGCAGCAGGCACCGCGCGTCGAAGGCTCGTGGTGGCCCGCCTGGCAGGGCTGGCTGGCGGCGCACTCGTCGGCCCCCGTCAAGGCCAGGCCCATCCCCGCCGGCCACGTGCTGGGCGACGCGCCGGGCGACTACGCGATGCAGCGCTACGCCGAGCCTTGA
- a CDS encoding RES family NAD+ phosphorylase, giving the protein MPEALAFWRIATDTPDYTADDASGAGAERSGGRWNARGTPLLYASSTRALACLETVVHLGGGLALPLNRYLVRVDVPADVWAARAVFDPAVNVGWDALPPGRVSIAWGTAWAQGGASCVAEVPSVVVPEEGNLLVNPRHPQAGRIRLVKLRRWLYDPRAARAMGPDVS; this is encoded by the coding sequence ATGCCTGAGGCGCTGGCGTTCTGGCGCATCGCCACCGACACGCCCGACTACACCGCCGACGACGCCAGCGGCGCCGGCGCCGAGCGCAGCGGCGGGCGCTGGAACGCGCGCGGCACGCCCCTGCTGTACGCCAGCAGCACGCGCGCGCTGGCCTGCCTGGAGACGGTGGTGCACCTGGGCGGCGGCCTGGCGCTGCCGCTCAACCGTTACCTGGTGCGCGTCGACGTGCCGGCCGATGTGTGGGCCGCGCGCGCCGTGTTCGACCCCGCCGTCAACGTGGGCTGGGACGCGCTGCCGCCCGGGCGCGTGAGCATTGCCTGGGGCACGGCCTGGGCGCAGGGCGGCGCCTCGTGCGTGGCCGAGGTGCCCTCGGTCGTCGTGCCGGAGGAGGGCAACCTGCTCGTCAACCCGCGCCACCCCCAGGCCGGGCGCATCCGCCTGGTCAAGCTGCGCCGCTGGCTGTACGACCCGCGGGCGGCGCGCGCCATGGGGCCGGATGTATCCTGA
- a CDS encoding ISL3 family transposase, which yields MTDILDLKGWTVLGRTEEDGADVLEAEYPLPMPTACPKCGTLDCIYRHGTKATTYVDIPMRGKPAKLRAKVQRYRCTSCKETFLQPLGGILEGRRMTERCATYIKAHSLRDTFTRIAENVGCDDKTVRTLGAEYMAELEASHRPEMPDWLGIDETQIDGKMRCVLTDIGERRILDMLPDRDKATLAGWLHRFKDRHWVKGVAIDMWRPYRDVSHQMFPGRPVVIDKFHVVRMANYCMERVRIRLQKQRKAGERRLWLQSKAMLNMRYAKLAEKGRFNLDMWLANEPELAAAYGLKEAFYNIYDLPKAQAVAAFDAFPGTIPASLKADFKTLTTAMKNWRTEILAYFDHPITNAYTEALNGVAKTINRQGRGYTFEVLRARLLYGKGPLEPWRLATVYPANPTQLQLLKREQGNRCQSCGCELGRTKDDKANVVVLVRGNTRRQQLICGLCNVGFHTEALNHRKPPSTQKSG from the coding sequence ATGACGGACATCCTCGACCTGAAGGGCTGGACGGTGCTGGGTCGCACCGAGGAGGACGGGGCGGACGTGCTGGAGGCGGAGTACCCGCTGCCCATGCCTACCGCCTGCCCAAAGTGCGGCACCCTCGACTGCATCTACCGGCACGGCACCAAAGCTACTACTTACGTCGACATTCCGATGCGCGGGAAGCCGGCCAAGCTGCGGGCGAAGGTCCAGCGATACCGGTGCACCTCCTGCAAGGAGACCTTCCTGCAGCCGCTGGGCGGCATCTTGGAGGGCCGGCGCATGACGGAGCGCTGCGCCACCTACATCAAGGCCCACAGCCTGCGGGACACCTTCACCCGCATCGCGGAGAACGTGGGGTGCGACGACAAGACGGTCCGGACGCTGGGGGCGGAGTACATGGCCGAACTGGAGGCCAGCCACCGGCCGGAGATGCCAGACTGGCTGGGCATCGACGAGACCCAAATCGACGGGAAGATGCGCTGCGTCCTGACGGACATCGGGGAGCGCCGCATCCTCGACATGCTGCCGGACCGGGACAAGGCGACCTTGGCGGGGTGGCTGCACCGGTTCAAGGACCGGCACTGGGTCAAGGGCGTGGCCATCGACATGTGGCGGCCGTACCGGGACGTGTCGCACCAGATGTTCCCTGGCCGACCGGTGGTCATCGACAAGTTCCACGTCGTCCGCATGGCGAACTACTGCATGGAGCGGGTCCGCATCCGGCTCCAGAAGCAGCGCAAGGCTGGCGAGCGGCGCCTGTGGCTCCAGTCCAAGGCGATGCTGAACATGCGGTACGCCAAGCTGGCCGAGAAGGGCCGGTTCAATCTGGACATGTGGCTGGCCAACGAGCCCGAGCTGGCCGCCGCCTACGGGCTGAAAGAGGCGTTCTACAACATCTACGACCTGCCCAAGGCGCAGGCCGTGGCGGCCTTCGACGCCTTCCCGGGGACCATCCCAGCCAGCCTGAAGGCGGACTTCAAGACTCTCACGACCGCCATGAAGAACTGGCGGACGGAGATTCTGGCGTACTTCGACCACCCCATCACCAACGCCTACACCGAGGCGCTGAACGGGGTCGCCAAGACCATCAACCGGCAGGGCCGGGGGTACACCTTCGAGGTGCTGCGCGCCCGTCTCCTGTACGGCAAGGGGCCGCTGGAGCCGTGGCGGCTGGCGACCGTCTACCCTGCCAACCCCACCCAGTTGCAGCTCCTGAAGCGGGAACAGGGCAACCGGTGCCAGAGCTGCGGCTGCGAGCTGGGACGGACCAAGGACGACAAGGCGAACGTGGTCGTTCTGGTGCGCGGCAACACCCGCCGGCAGCAGCTCATTTGCGGGCTGTGCAACGTCGGTTTCCACACGGAGGCACTCAATCACCGGAAGCCTCCTTCAACACAGAAATCCGGATAG
- a CDS encoding mechanosensitive ion channel family protein, with protein sequence MALPSDPAVGWLNPNSVVGAVVLGVLAFALSFIVALLIRRGTRRIQQHLTDVTALGFVSAFAQLLTYLFGFVLYAHLIPELRAFGTALLAGVSVISVVVGVAAQNTLGNLVAGFWLVLSGTIRVGDAIHLASSVGAFDATVRLISLGNTVLVDQQGHEVVVPNSLIMASAITRIKRV encoded by the coding sequence ATGGCCCTTCCGTCCGACCCTGCCGTGGGCTGGCTGAACCCGAACTCGGTCGTCGGCGCGGTCGTTCTGGGCGTGCTGGCCTTCGCGCTGTCGTTTATCGTCGCGCTGCTGATCCGCCGGGGCACGCGCCGCATCCAACAGCACCTGACCGATGTCACGGCGCTGGGTTTCGTCAGCGCCTTCGCGCAGTTGCTGACCTACCTGTTCGGGTTCGTGCTCTATGCGCACTTGATTCCGGAGTTGCGCGCCTTCGGCACGGCGCTGCTGGCCGGGGTCAGCGTGATATCGGTCGTGGTCGGCGTTGCCGCGCAGAACACGCTCGGCAACCTCGTCGCCGGTTTCTGGCTGGTGCTGTCCGGGACCATCCGCGTCGGCGACGCGATTCACCTGGCCTCGTCCGTGGGTGCCTTCGATGCCACCGTGCGGCTGATCTCGCTGGGCAACACCGTGCTGGTCGACCAGCAGGGCCACGAAGTCGTCGTTCCCAACAGCCTCATCATGGCCAGCGCCATCACCCGCATCAAACGAGTGTAA
- a CDS encoding phenylacetate--CoA ligase family protein, whose product MTAAYAPVFDALHLQSAAHDVMLATHAPAWLIEQRQQARVQQLLQAARGSALYRERMDGDTPALERMAPVRRAELMARFDEWVTDPALRLDELRAFTADASRAGQPWLGRYVVWESSGTSGMPGIFVQDARAMAVYDAIEATRHRPPARAMPLPFDPFGALNLLGAADRHALVTATGGHFASVVSFERLRAINPWVAASSRSFCVMQPVDELVAQLNRFQPTVLATYPTAAALLADEAEAGRLRIRPRCVMMGGETLSRAVRERVARVFGAAVRASYGTSEFLPIAWECAHGHLHVNADWVLLEPVDEQHRPVPAGERSHTVLLTNLANPVQPLIRYDLGDRITWHGEGCACGSRLPVIEVEGRSDDVMRVPARRAGEHVSLLPLALCTVLEEEGGVFDFQLRQQGPSTLVLRLPGSDAAAAAAVERCRLALQQFAQRQGAEPIHVLGELGCAVPRGRSGKACRVALDAAA is encoded by the coding sequence ATGACGGCCGCGTACGCTCCCGTCTTCGACGCCCTGCACCTGCAGTCGGCCGCGCACGACGTGATGCTGGCCACGCACGCGCCGGCCTGGCTGATCGAGCAGCGCCAGCAGGCGCGCGTGCAGCAGCTGCTGCAGGCCGCGCGCGGCTCGGCGCTGTACCGCGAGCGCATGGACGGCGACACGCCCGCGCTCGAGCGCATGGCCCCCGTCAGGCGCGCCGAGCTGATGGCGCGCTTCGACGAATGGGTGACCGACCCGGCATTGCGCCTGGACGAGCTGCGCGCCTTCACGGCCGACGCCTCGCGCGCCGGCCAGCCCTGGCTGGGGCGCTACGTGGTGTGGGAAAGCTCGGGCACCAGCGGCATGCCGGGCATCTTCGTGCAGGACGCGCGCGCCATGGCGGTGTACGACGCCATCGAGGCCACGCGCCACCGGCCGCCCGCGCGCGCCATGCCGCTGCCCTTCGATCCGTTCGGCGCCCTCAACCTGCTGGGCGCGGCCGACCGCCATGCGCTGGTCACCGCCACCGGCGGGCACTTTGCCAGCGTGGTCAGCTTCGAGCGGCTGCGCGCCATCAACCCCTGGGTGGCCGCCAGCTCGCGCAGCTTTTGCGTGATGCAGCCGGTGGATGAGCTGGTGGCGCAGCTCAACCGCTTTCAGCCCACCGTGCTGGCCACCTACCCCACGGCCGCCGCGCTGCTGGCCGACGAGGCCGAGGCCGGGCGCCTGCGCATTCGCCCGCGCTGCGTGATGATGGGCGGCGAGACGCTGAGCCGCGCCGTGCGCGAGCGCGTGGCGCGCGTCTTTGGCGCCGCCGTGCGCGCCAGCTACGGCACGTCGGAGTTCCTGCCCATCGCCTGGGAATGCGCGCACGGCCACCTGCACGTCAACGCCGACTGGGTGCTGCTGGAGCCGGTGGACGAGCAACATCGCCCCGTGCCCGCCGGCGAGCGCTCGCACACCGTGCTGCTGACCAACCTGGCCAACCCGGTGCAGCCGCTGATCCGCTACGACCTGGGCGACCGCATCACCTGGCACGGCGAAGGCTGCGCCTGCGGCTCGCGCCTGCCCGTGATCGAGGTCGAGGGCCGCAGCGACGACGTGATGCGCGTGCCCGCGCGCCGCGCCGGCGAGCACGTCAGCCTGCTGCCGCTGGCCCTGTGCACCGTGCTGGAGGAAGAGGGCGGCGTGTTCGACTTTCAGCTGCGCCAGCAGGGCCCCAGCACCCTGGTGCTGCGCCTGCCCGGCAGCGACGCCGCCGCCGCCGCCGCCGTCGAGCGCTGCCGCCTGGCGCTGCAGCAGTTTGCCCAGCGCCAGGGCGCCGAGCCCATCCACGTGCTGGGCGAGCTGGGCTGCGCCGTGCCGCGCGGGCGCAGCGGCAAGGCGTGCCGCGTGGCGCTGGATGCTGCGGCCTGA
- a CDS encoding DUF805 domain-containing protein — MNWFLIALKKYATFSGRAQRAEYWYFFLFYILIFIGLSIIDGVTGSFSGETGMGLLGGLMSLALLIPSVAVGVRRLHDTGRSGWWLLIALIPLVGAIVILVFTVQDSETGTNAYGPNPKAGAI, encoded by the coding sequence ATGAACTGGTTTCTTATTGCACTGAAAAAATACGCCACCTTCTCTGGGCGCGCCCAACGTGCCGAATATTGGTATTTCTTCCTTTTTTACATCCTCATCTTTATTGGTCTTTCCATCATCGATGGGGTCACGGGGTCATTCAGCGGCGAAACCGGCATGGGTTTGCTTGGTGGCCTCATGTCCTTGGCGCTGCTTATTCCATCCGTAGCGGTGGGGGTGCGTCGCCTGCATGACACGGGGCGTAGCGGTTGGTGGTTGCTCATTGCGTTGATTCCATTGGTCGGTGCCATTGTTATTCTTGTCTTCACCGTTCAAGACAGTGAGACTGGCACGAATGCATATGGCCCCAATCCCAAGGCCGGTGCCATCTGA
- the rmuC gene encoding DNA recombination protein RmuC: MPGADVWLWAVLALALVNLALLLRRPRRPADVPGREELQQCVEQSAARHGERLERGLRQELGEGARSSRQELAQNLATFQDAVTRQSAEAVRTQNAQVDALAAQLMQLRGTLGDTLVAQLQALGLTMTQQAQETTRTQNAQIDAFAQQLAQLRGGLSQTLTEQLQQLSEANARRIAEMRATLEQQLGTLQASNSAKLDEMRQTVDEKLHATLEQRLGESFKQVAERLEQVHKGLGEMQTLAQGVGDLKHLLANVKTRGLFGEAQLGQLLEQVFTPDQYAAQVGTRPGSKERVDFAIRLPGRGEDGAPLWLPIDAKFPTEDYERLLDAQQRADAPGAEAAARALEARIRLEARSMADKYLEPPHTTDFAILFLPTEGLYAEVLRRPGLMQALQREHRVTLAGPTTLLAMLSSLQMGFRTLALEQRSSQVWQVLGAVKTEFGKFGQFVAKVKDQAEGVVKTLDAAQTRTNMMNRALKTVEALPEAQTQALLPAAEPDAEA; encoded by the coding sequence ATGCCGGGCGCTGACGTGTGGCTGTGGGCGGTGCTGGCCCTGGCGCTGGTCAACCTGGCGCTGCTGCTGCGCCGCCCGCGCCGGCCGGCGGATGTGCCGGGGCGCGAGGAGCTGCAGCAGTGCGTGGAGCAGTCGGCCGCGCGCCACGGCGAGCGGCTGGAGCGCGGCCTGCGGCAAGAGCTGGGCGAGGGCGCGCGCAGCAGCCGGCAGGAGCTGGCGCAAAACCTGGCCACTTTTCAGGACGCCGTGACGCGCCAGAGCGCCGAGGCGGTGCGCACGCAAAACGCCCAGGTCGATGCGCTGGCCGCGCAGCTGATGCAACTGCGCGGCACGCTGGGCGACACGCTGGTGGCGCAGCTGCAGGCGCTGGGGCTGACGATGACGCAGCAGGCTCAGGAGACCACGCGCACGCAGAACGCGCAGATCGACGCCTTTGCGCAGCAACTGGCGCAGTTGCGCGGCGGCCTGTCGCAGACGCTGACCGAGCAGTTGCAGCAGCTCAGCGAGGCCAACGCGCGCCGCATCGCCGAGATGCGCGCCACGCTGGAGCAGCAGCTGGGCACGCTGCAGGCCAGCAACAGCGCCAAGCTGGACGAAATGCGCCAGACGGTGGACGAGAAGCTGCACGCCACGCTGGAGCAGCGCCTGGGCGAGAGCTTCAAGCAAGTGGCCGAGCGATTGGAGCAGGTGCACAAGGGCCTGGGCGAGATGCAGACGCTGGCGCAGGGCGTGGGCGACCTCAAGCACCTGCTGGCCAACGTCAAGACGCGCGGCCTGTTTGGCGAGGCGCAGCTGGGCCAGCTGCTGGAGCAGGTGTTCACGCCCGACCAGTACGCGGCGCAGGTGGGCACCCGGCCCGGCAGCAAGGAGCGGGTGGACTTTGCCATTCGCCTGCCCGGGCGCGGCGAAGATGGCGCGCCGCTGTGGTTGCCGATCGACGCCAAGTTTCCGACCGAGGACTACGAGCGCCTGCTGGACGCCCAGCAGCGCGCCGACGCGCCGGGCGCCGAGGCTGCGGCCCGCGCGCTGGAGGCGCGCATCCGCCTGGAGGCGCGCAGCATGGCCGACAAGTACCTCGAGCCGCCGCACACCACCGACTTCGCCATCCTGTTCTTGCCCACCGAGGGCCTGTACGCCGAGGTGCTGCGCCGCCCCGGCCTGATGCAGGCGCTGCAGCGCGAGCACCGCGTGACGCTGGCCGGGCCCACCACGCTGCTGGCCATGCTCAGCTCGCTGCAGATGGGCTTTCGCACCCTGGCGCTGGAGCAGCGCAGCAGCCAGGTGTGGCAGGTGCTGGGCGCGGTCAAGACCGAGTTCGGCAAGTTCGGCCAGTTCGTGGCCAAGGTCAAGGACCAGGCCGAGGGCGTGGTCAAGACGCTGGATGCGGCGCAGACCCGCACCAACATGATGAACCGCGCTCTCAAGACGGTAGAAGCCCTGCCCGAGGCGCAGACGCAGGCACTGCTGCCCGCCGCCGAGCCGGACGCCGAAGCGTGA
- a CDS encoding FABP family protein → MPNHPKDIYTEPTPDADTLANLGPLAPMAGIWTSAQGLDVNPKADGPERQPYIERIELQPIDAQTNGPQLFYGLRYHTHILKPDEAETLHDQVGYWLWEPATGTVIQTLSIPRGQTAMAVGQAAADAKSFRLEAVRGSTVNGISSNPFLEYAFRTDRYTITVTIHDDGSWSYEQETVLIIPGQAEPFAHTDRNRLVKIGKPTPNPTARAG, encoded by the coding sequence ATGCCCAACCATCCCAAAGACATCTACACCGAGCCCACGCCGGACGCCGATACGCTGGCCAACCTGGGGCCGCTGGCGCCGATGGCGGGCATCTGGACCAGCGCGCAGGGCCTGGACGTCAACCCCAAGGCCGACGGGCCGGAGCGGCAGCCGTACATCGAGCGCATCGAGCTGCAGCCGATCGACGCGCAGACCAACGGGCCGCAGCTGTTCTACGGGCTGCGCTACCACACCCACATCCTCAAGCCGGACGAGGCCGAGACGCTGCACGATCAGGTCGGCTACTGGCTGTGGGAGCCGGCCACCGGCACCGTGATCCAGACGCTGTCGATCCCGCGCGGACAAACCGCGATGGCGGTGGGCCAGGCCGCCGCCGACGCGAAGTCGTTTCGGCTGGAGGCGGTGCGCGGCTCGACGGTGAACGGCATCAGCTCCAATCCGTTTCTGGAATACGCGTTTCGCACCGACCGTTACACCATCACCGTCACCATCCACGACGACGGCAGCTGGTCTTACGAGCAGGAAACGGTGCTGATCATCCCTGGCCAGGCCGAGCCGTTTGCCCACACCGATCGCAACAGGCTGGTGAAGATCGGCAAACCCACGCCGAACCCCACCGCGCGAGCGGGTTGA